The Pseudomonas multiresinivorans DNA window GATGGCGTCTCGGCGATCGTCTACACCGACATCGCGAAGGACGGCATGATGCAGGGCTGCAACGTCGAAGCCACCGCCGCGCTGGCCAACGCCACGCGCATCCCGGTGATCGCTTCGGGCGGCATCCACAATCTGGGCGACATCCAGAAACTGCTGGACGCCCGCACGCCGGGCATCGTCGGCGCCATCACTGGCCGCGCGATCTATGAAGGCACGCTGGACGTCGCCGAAGCCCAGGCACTGTGCGACGCCTTCAAGGGCTGATTCGAACGTAGGGTGGGTTAGCCGTGCAGCGGCGTAACCCACCGATGAGGGCATCGGGTGGTGAGACAGCATGGGTATCGCTGTGCTCCACCCATCCTACGAGAGCATTGCTATGGCACTGGCTAAACGCATCATTCCCTGCCTCGACGTGGACAACGGCCGCGTGGTGAAGGGCGTCAAGTTCGAGAACATCCGCGACGCCGGCGACCCGGTGGAAATCGCCCGTCGCTACGACGAGCAGGGCGCGGACGAGATCACCTTCCTCGACATCACCGCCAGCGTCGATGGTCGCGACACTACCTTGCATACCGTCGAGCGCATGGCCAGCCAGGTGTTCATCCCGCTGACCGTGGGCGGCGGCGTCAGGACAGTGCAGGACATCCGCAACCTGCTCAATGCCGGTGCGGACAAGGTCTCGATCAACACCGCCGCGGTGTTTACTCCGGAGTTCGTCGGCGAAGCCGCCGCGCGCTTCGGCTCGCAGTGCATCGTGGTTGCCATCGACGCCAAGAAAGTGTCGGCCCCCGGCGAAACCC harbors:
- the hisF gene encoding imidazole glycerol phosphate synthase subunit HisF: MALAKRIIPCLDVDNGRVVKGVKFENIRDAGDPVEIARRYDEQGADEITFLDITASVDGRDTTLHTVERMASQVFIPLTVGGGVRTVQDIRNLLNAGADKVSINTAAVFTPEFVGEAAARFGSQCIVVAIDAKKVSAPGETPRWEIFTHGGRKPTGLDAVEWAKKMEGLGAGEILLTSMDQDGVKSGYDLGVTRAISEAVGVPVIASGGVGNLEHLAAGIIEGKADAVLAASIFHFGEYSVPEAKAYLASRGIVVR